One Pullulanibacillus sp. KACC 23026 DNA segment encodes these proteins:
- a CDS encoding ABC transporter ATP-binding protein → MRGLGGGKGWELRELAKQEHFDWAIIQRVGKSFRTYWKKAVFVSILLLITSAGGALPAWLTQQIIDEGILKGHVSTVIWLTSSLILIALITGLLGVAQSWLSNSVAQDVMADYRLSLFSHIQRQTVNFFASRQTGDLVSRIMNDVTAIQNVITSTLMGLASNILIILTTLGLMFEMNWKMTILSLVVVPGFVLPTQRVGGVRQRLQGEIQNKLSALTIQLSEQFGVSGALLTRIFNREPQETSKFNKVNMELRDLQVRQTLVGRWLFMWIGMFSSIGPALLWGYGGWLVIHHQMGLGTIVAFTGLLGRLYGPMRDLAQMQVSLLSSIALFRRIFAILDIEPEVTDGPLTLPDGSVKGRIRIDKVSFAYQTDETQQSNKVLHDIELDIQPGQMIALVGPSGAGKSTLLNLIPRFADPVSGHIYIDNYESKSLTLASLRGQMGLVPQDPFFFHDSIYNNLLFAKPDSERDEIVKACQAAQIHDMIASLPDGYDTIVGERGYRLSGGERQRLAIARVLLRAPQIVLLDEATSALDTLVERQIQEALEVLLKGRTAIIIAHRLSTILTADRIVVLQDGRIAASGKHQELLQKNKLYRELYEAQFALQGV, encoded by the coding sequence ATGAGAGGATTAGGTGGGGGAAAGGGCTGGGAATTGCGCGAACTGGCTAAGCAAGAGCACTTCGACTGGGCCATTATCCAGCGAGTAGGTAAATCCTTTAGAACCTATTGGAAAAAAGCTGTTTTTGTATCTATTCTTCTTTTAATTACGTCAGCCGGGGGAGCTCTTCCCGCTTGGTTAACCCAGCAAATTATTGACGAAGGCATTCTGAAAGGCCATGTTTCGACCGTGATCTGGTTGACTTCTTCACTCATACTGATTGCTTTAATAACAGGGCTACTCGGAGTTGCCCAGTCCTGGTTAAGCAATTCTGTCGCACAAGATGTGATGGCGGATTATCGTCTATCTTTATTTAGTCACATCCAACGTCAAACGGTGAACTTTTTTGCCTCCCGTCAAACTGGTGATCTCGTCTCACGGATTATGAATGATGTAACGGCTATCCAAAATGTCATTACCTCCACCTTAATGGGATTAGCCAGCAATATTCTAATCATACTGACGACACTGGGTCTTATGTTTGAAATGAATTGGAAGATGACCATTCTCTCTCTCGTTGTTGTTCCAGGGTTTGTCCTCCCCACCCAACGAGTCGGCGGTGTACGCCAAAGACTGCAGGGTGAAATCCAAAACAAATTATCTGCACTTACTATCCAGCTTAGTGAGCAATTTGGCGTAAGCGGAGCCTTATTAACTCGTATCTTTAATCGAGAACCTCAAGAAACAAGCAAATTTAATAAAGTTAACATGGAGCTTAGAGATCTGCAAGTCAGACAAACGCTTGTCGGACGCTGGCTATTTATGTGGATCGGCATGTTTTCCTCTATTGGACCCGCATTACTGTGGGGATATGGGGGATGGCTTGTCATTCACCATCAAATGGGGCTTGGGACCATCGTCGCTTTTACTGGATTATTAGGTCGATTATATGGACCAATGCGGGATCTGGCTCAGATGCAAGTCAGTTTACTTTCTTCAATTGCCCTATTTCGGAGAATTTTTGCCATACTCGATATTGAACCTGAAGTCACAGACGGTCCTCTCACGCTTCCAGATGGTTCTGTAAAAGGGAGAATTCGTATTGACAAGGTTTCGTTTGCCTATCAAACGGATGAGACCCAACAGTCCAATAAAGTTCTTCACGATATTGAACTCGATATTCAACCAGGACAGATGATTGCTCTAGTGGGTCCAAGCGGTGCGGGTAAGTCTACACTGCTTAACCTCATTCCTCGTTTCGCCGATCCAGTTTCAGGTCATATTTATATTGATAATTATGAGAGTAAATCATTAACTCTCGCTTCCTTGCGCGGGCAAATGGGATTAGTGCCTCAGGATCCTTTCTTTTTCCATGACAGCATCTACAACAATCTTCTTTTTGCAAAACCTGATTCAGAACGGGATGAGATTGTAAAAGCTTGTCAAGCGGCTCAAATTCATGACATGATTGCAAGCCTCCCAGACGGCTACGATACAATTGTTGGTGAAAGGGGCTACCGGCTATCCGGGGGAGAGCGCCAGAGATTGGCCATAGCCCGAGTCTTATTGCGGGCCCCTCAAATCGTCCTGCTTGATGAGGCAACCAGTGCCCTGGACACTCTTGTCGAACGGCAAATTCAAGAAGCATTAGAAGTCCTATTGAAAGGACGTACCGCCATTATTATTGCTCACCGTCTCTCCACCATTTTAACGGCCGATCGTATTGTCGTTCTTCAGGATGGTCGAATTGCGGCTTCAGGCAAGCATCAAGAATTACTGCAAAAAAACAAACTTTATCGAGAACTGTACGAAGCTCAATTTGCTCTTCAAGGTGTGTAA